The Geminocystis sp. NIES-3708 genomic sequence TATTAATAACTTATCACAAATAAAAAATACTTATGATTTAACAGTTATCAAAAAAGATTATTATGGTAACTTATTTCCTCTTAACCCCAGTGGAATAATACCTTTGTAATACATAAATTGGGCATCATAACAATACTGAAAGCAGTGCAAAGAGATAATTAGGAGGTTTTAGTTTTGCTTTAAAGGCGATGCTAAAAACATAATCTTCCTATTTCTTTGTTAATTTGTCTTTCATATCAGTCATCACTTATTTTTATATCTAACTCAGGTTAAGGGTTAAGGGCTTAAAAAAATTAACCCTGATTTTGAAAATATTTTAATGTAACTATTTCATATCTTTTTTCCGTAATTTTATCTTTTTAGTCTAATTAATTTATATGCACCTTTTTCTGAGACTAATTGATAATCAGTATTTCGTAAATCACTATTTTTTAAATAGTTTGATTCAGCAACAATTAATATACTATTATTTTTTATTTTATTAGTTTCTAAGTAAGTTTTTAAAGCCTCTGTATTATCTACAAAATTAACTGGATTTTCACCATAATAAACTATACTATATCGAGTAAATCCTATTAAAAATATTTCTTCTTCTGGCTGAATTTCTTGTTTAATTTCAATAGATAATTCTCGAAAAGATTTTTGTCTTTCAGTATCTAACAGAGGAATTAAAGGAGGAAAAACAAAAGTGGTAAAGGAAAAAAAGGCGATTAAATTTGCACTCCATAACCAACGCCATAAAGATTTTTTAAATAATATAATAACTGCAATTAATACTCCTAATCCCCAAGAAATTGCAGAAATGATGGGTATTCCTGATGCTATTAAATTATCTGCTAATGTGGGTGCAGAAGGATCATTACCTACTAATTTACCACTAATAGCCGATGCTATAGCTAAAATTGTGAGAATAAGAATATTAACAATAGCAGTTATAAGAAATAGCCAATTATTTTGTCTTTCTGGTTTTTTTTGATTGAATTTATCCCCCCAAAATAAAGCAATAATGATAACAACGGCAGGAGTAACTGGGAGAATATAACCTTGAAGTTTCGTAGCGGCGGCGGAAAAAAATATAAAAATAGTAATAAACCATGTAAAACAATATAAGCCTAATTGAGAGTTACGAGGAGATTGTTTTACTTTCCTCCATTGCCAACAAGATAAATTTTTAATACCCAGAGGAAAATATACTGACCATGGTAACATTAAAATAGTACCCCAGATAATATAATAATACCAAGGTCCTGGATGATTAAAAACCACATTAGTAAAGCGTTTAAAGTTACTAACAGCTAAAAATTCGTTAACAAATATTTCCCCATCAAGAATAATAGCGGCAATATACCACGGTAATGCAACTACAAAAAATATAATAGTTGTGCGAATGGGGTTGATTTCCCCAAAAATTTCCCAAAATTTGCCCACATATAACAAAAAACTACCAATTCCTAGTATCGGTAAAATAACTCCAATTGGTCCTTTGACTAATACAGCGATCGCCATTAATATAGGAAAAAGACAATAGCATAACTGTTGGAATTTTGGTTTTTCAGGTTGAGCATAACCTAAAAAAAACACTAACATAGCACAAGCAATAGCAGAAGATAATAACATATCTGATACAGCTACTCTTCCCCATGCAATCCAGGCAGGATTTAATGCCATC encodes the following:
- a CDS encoding glycosyltransferase family 39 protein; translated protein: MQFNEELLRKQPKKLWIISILGLLLISWIAFLANLGNIGLIDKTEALYVEVARQMVLTNNWISPHWNNNYFYSYPAGGYWFLALSFKIFGVTEWAARFPVALSAIVVVFLVFYILRYFGFTHHKPDNNSWQLWLTAWIGSGMMALNPAWIAWGRVAVSDMLLSSAIACAMLVFFLGYAQPEKPKFQQLCYCLFPILMAIAVLVKGPIGVILPILGIGSFLLYVGKFWEIFGEINPIRTTIIFFVVALPWYIAAIILDGEIFVNEFLAVSNFKRFTNVVFNHPGPWYYYIIWGTILMLPWSVYFPLGIKNLSCWQWRKVKQSPRNSQLGLYCFTWFITIFIFFSAAATKLQGYILPVTPAVVIIIALFWGDKFNQKKPERQNNWLFLITAIVNILILTILAIASAISGKLVGNDPSAPTLADNLIASGIPIISAISWGLGVLIAVIILFKKSLWRWLWSANLIAFFSFTTFVFPPLIPLLDTERQKSFRELSIEIKQEIQPEEEIFLIGFTRYSIVYYGENPVNFVDNTEALKTYLETNKIKNNSILIVAESNYLKNSDLRNTDYQLVSEKGAYKLIRLKR